A DNA window from Canis lupus familiaris isolate Mischka breed German Shepherd chromosome 10, alternate assembly UU_Cfam_GSD_1.0, whole genome shotgun sequence contains the following coding sequences:
- the FAM118A gene encoding protein FAM118A isoform X1 gives MDPVEKTTNRSEQKSSRKFLKSLIRKQPQELLLVIGTGVSAAVAPGIPALCSWRSCIEAVIEAAEQLEVLHPGDVAEFRRKVTKDRDLLVVAHDLIRKMSPRTGDTKPNFFQDCLMEIFDNLEQHIQNPLVLQSILSLMERGTMVLTTNYDNLLEIFGQQQSKPMESLDLKDKTKVLQWARGHIKYGVLHIHGLYTDPCGMVLDPSGYKDVTQDPEVMEVLQNLYRTKSFLFVGCGETLRDQIFQALFLYSVPNKVELEHYMLVLKENEDHFFKHQADMLLHGIKVVSYGDCFDYFPGYVQDLATQICRQRSPDADRVDSTTLLGNACQDCAKRKLEENGMEVSKRPRQSDTDDAGGS, from the exons ATGGATCCAGTGGAAAAGACAACAAACAGAAGTGAACAAAAGTCAAG tagaAAGTTTCTGAAAAGCCTCATCCGGAAGCAGCCGCAGGAACTGCTGCTGGTCATTGGGACGGGCGTCAGCGCCGCGGTGGCGCCGGGAATCCCAGCCCTCTGCTCGTGGAGGAGCTGCATCGAGGCGGTCATCGAGGCTGCTGAGCAGTTGGAGGTGCTTCACCCGGGGGACGTCGCGGAGTTCCGCAGGAAAGTGACGAAGGACCGGGACCTGCTGGTGGTCGCCCATGATCTGATCCGGAAGATGTCACCT CGTACAGGCGACACCAAGCCCAACTTCTTCCAGGACTGCCTGATGGAGATTTTCGACAACCTGGAGCAGCACATCCAGAACCCGCTGGTGCTGCAGTCCATCCTCAGCCTGATGGAGAGGGGCACCATGGTGCTGACCACCAACTATGACAACCTGCTGGAGATCTTCGGGCAGCAGCAGAGCAAGCCCATGGAGTCTCTGGACCTGAAGGACAAGACGAAG GTCCTTCAGTGGGCAAGAGGGCACATCAAGTATGGAGTTCTTCATATTCATGGCTTGTACACGGATCCCTGTGGGATGGTCCTGGATCCATCGGGATATAAAGATGTTACACAAGACCCAGAAGTCATG GAAGTCCTCCAGAACCTGTACCGCACCAAGTCCTTCCTGTTTGTGGGCTGCGGGGAGACCCTCCGGGACCAGATCTTCCAGGCTCTCTTCCTGTACTCGGTGCCGAACAAGGTGGAGCTGGAGCACTACATGCTTGTACTCAAGGAGAATGAAGACCATTTCTTTAAGCATCAAGCGGACATGCTTTTGCATGGGATTAAAGTCGTGTCCTACGGGGACTGTTTTGACTACTTTCCTGGCTATGTGCAGGACCTTGCCACTCAGATCTGCAGGCAGCGCAGTCCAG aTGCTGACCGAGTGGACAGCACCACACTGTTGG GGAATGCTTGTCAGGACTGCGCCAAGAGGAAGCTGGAAGAGAACGGAATGGAAGTCTCAAAACGGCCCAGGCAGTCTGACACTG ATGATGCTGGAGGGTCTTGA
- the FAM118A gene encoding protein FAM118A isoform X2, translated as MDPVEKTTNRSEQKSRKFLKSLIRKQPQELLLVIGTGVSAAVAPGIPALCSWRSCIEAVIEAAEQLEVLHPGDVAEFRRKVTKDRDLLVVAHDLIRKMSPRTGDTKPNFFQDCLMEIFDNLEQHIQNPLVLQSILSLMERGTMVLTTNYDNLLEIFGQQQSKPMESLDLKDKTKVLQWARGHIKYGVLHIHGLYTDPCGMVLDPSGYKDVTQDPEVMEVLQNLYRTKSFLFVGCGETLRDQIFQALFLYSVPNKVELEHYMLVLKENEDHFFKHQADMLLHGIKVVSYGDCFDYFPGYVQDLATQICRQRSPDADRVDSTTLLGNACQDCAKRKLEENGMEVSKRPRQSDTDDAGGS; from the exons ATGGATCCAGTGGAAAAGACAACAAACAGAAGTGAACAAAAGTCAAG aAAGTTTCTGAAAAGCCTCATCCGGAAGCAGCCGCAGGAACTGCTGCTGGTCATTGGGACGGGCGTCAGCGCCGCGGTGGCGCCGGGAATCCCAGCCCTCTGCTCGTGGAGGAGCTGCATCGAGGCGGTCATCGAGGCTGCTGAGCAGTTGGAGGTGCTTCACCCGGGGGACGTCGCGGAGTTCCGCAGGAAAGTGACGAAGGACCGGGACCTGCTGGTGGTCGCCCATGATCTGATCCGGAAGATGTCACCT CGTACAGGCGACACCAAGCCCAACTTCTTCCAGGACTGCCTGATGGAGATTTTCGACAACCTGGAGCAGCACATCCAGAACCCGCTGGTGCTGCAGTCCATCCTCAGCCTGATGGAGAGGGGCACCATGGTGCTGACCACCAACTATGACAACCTGCTGGAGATCTTCGGGCAGCAGCAGAGCAAGCCCATGGAGTCTCTGGACCTGAAGGACAAGACGAAG GTCCTTCAGTGGGCAAGAGGGCACATCAAGTATGGAGTTCTTCATATTCATGGCTTGTACACGGATCCCTGTGGGATGGTCCTGGATCCATCGGGATATAAAGATGTTACACAAGACCCAGAAGTCATG GAAGTCCTCCAGAACCTGTACCGCACCAAGTCCTTCCTGTTTGTGGGCTGCGGGGAGACCCTCCGGGACCAGATCTTCCAGGCTCTCTTCCTGTACTCGGTGCCGAACAAGGTGGAGCTGGAGCACTACATGCTTGTACTCAAGGAGAATGAAGACCATTTCTTTAAGCATCAAGCGGACATGCTTTTGCATGGGATTAAAGTCGTGTCCTACGGGGACTGTTTTGACTACTTTCCTGGCTATGTGCAGGACCTTGCCACTCAGATCTGCAGGCAGCGCAGTCCAG aTGCTGACCGAGTGGACAGCACCACACTGTTGG GGAATGCTTGTCAGGACTGCGCCAAGAGGAAGCTGGAAGAGAACGGAATGGAAGTCTCAAAACGGCCCAGGCAGTCTGACACTG ATGATGCTGGAGGGTCTTGA
- the FAM118A gene encoding protein FAM118A isoform X3, producing MDPVEKTTNRSEQKSSRKFLKSLIRKQPQELLLVIGTGVSAAVAPGIPALCSWRSCIEAVIEAAEQLEVLHPGDVAEFRRKVTKDRDLLVVAHDLIRKMSPRTGDTKPNFFQDCLMEIFDNLEQHIQNPLVLQSILSLMERGTMVLTTNYDNLLEIFGQQQSKPMESLDLKDKTKVLQWARGHIKYGVLHIHGLYTDPCGMVLDPSGYKDVTQDPEVMEVLQNLYRTKSFLFVGCGETLRDQIFQALFLYSVPNKVELEHYMLVLKENEDHFFKHQADMLLHGIKVVSYGDCFDYFPGYVQDLATQICRQRSPGNACQDCAKRKLEENGMEVSKRPRQSDTDDAGGS from the exons ATGGATCCAGTGGAAAAGACAACAAACAGAAGTGAACAAAAGTCAAG tagaAAGTTTCTGAAAAGCCTCATCCGGAAGCAGCCGCAGGAACTGCTGCTGGTCATTGGGACGGGCGTCAGCGCCGCGGTGGCGCCGGGAATCCCAGCCCTCTGCTCGTGGAGGAGCTGCATCGAGGCGGTCATCGAGGCTGCTGAGCAGTTGGAGGTGCTTCACCCGGGGGACGTCGCGGAGTTCCGCAGGAAAGTGACGAAGGACCGGGACCTGCTGGTGGTCGCCCATGATCTGATCCGGAAGATGTCACCT CGTACAGGCGACACCAAGCCCAACTTCTTCCAGGACTGCCTGATGGAGATTTTCGACAACCTGGAGCAGCACATCCAGAACCCGCTGGTGCTGCAGTCCATCCTCAGCCTGATGGAGAGGGGCACCATGGTGCTGACCACCAACTATGACAACCTGCTGGAGATCTTCGGGCAGCAGCAGAGCAAGCCCATGGAGTCTCTGGACCTGAAGGACAAGACGAAG GTCCTTCAGTGGGCAAGAGGGCACATCAAGTATGGAGTTCTTCATATTCATGGCTTGTACACGGATCCCTGTGGGATGGTCCTGGATCCATCGGGATATAAAGATGTTACACAAGACCCAGAAGTCATG GAAGTCCTCCAGAACCTGTACCGCACCAAGTCCTTCCTGTTTGTGGGCTGCGGGGAGACCCTCCGGGACCAGATCTTCCAGGCTCTCTTCCTGTACTCGGTGCCGAACAAGGTGGAGCTGGAGCACTACATGCTTGTACTCAAGGAGAATGAAGACCATTTCTTTAAGCATCAAGCGGACATGCTTTTGCATGGGATTAAAGTCGTGTCCTACGGGGACTGTTTTGACTACTTTCCTGGCTATGTGCAGGACCTTGCCACTCAGATCTGCAGGCAGCGCAGTCCAG GGAATGCTTGTCAGGACTGCGCCAAGAGGAAGCTGGAAGAGAACGGAATGGAAGTCTCAAAACGGCCCAGGCAGTCTGACACTG ATGATGCTGGAGGGTCTTGA